The genomic DNA atttcaactctaaggaaatacacgattacatcaaatgtaagattctcatccattcttgactaatacatattgtgcttgctgcgttctagagatgaaattgataagcaagcaaagtaggatatgggtaagtttccaagctggatgttccaaagtacacatgctataatttctctcccttgggtcttgcaaggtcaagaagagaaaagagagaaagatagtcctgttgctttctagaaatgaagatttgaaaagcatttcaggacatggcatgtatgtgagattttcaaaatacccacatcggatgctctctctcttctgtcatttatggagactgagaagaaaagggagatatttagcctgagaagcatgatcaaggataatcttgcttcctcaggacatgatcaacgataatcttgcttcaatggtttactactgagagtataaggagttgggtttgtgaatcaagtcgtgaggctgcattttttttttcttgaggatacgctcaactaggaggaaaagtcgagctttcattgtatggaaggtcattagaagatttcaggtgaaggagtatgatcagaaggcatgcgttgcaatggagaaagaggtgtgaatttatatgaagggtttctggataatgaacgagcgcgtggtgcgcgttggcatgacaattcattcagttgcccacgcatggtatttgaagtcgttgattgaacagtgggtttgaaaaatgagctcagtcgaatttatgacaggagacaagatcctacttccacgggatcttttgacaaaatttctaTCGCGGCCCGAgatcgcctaacgctttgttgtttactgtttatttcacttgaagtgaaaaaatttctttaaggctactcgtctgctgcttccagaaacttcacaaaaatttcttcagttcctaacgcttagtctcttctcagtacttcatctctcccaatttcttcgtattctcaactatttttccttactctcctaaatatgggagcatcatcatcatccgttaacaacctcgatttgaatgttgctcctgcagcacaacccattgttatgcctgacgtgcaaccggaggtgcctgttgttccccctgaagtgtctgctattcatcccgtcgtacctgttacacaccctaatgaacctgctgcatatcctaacgtatggcagccaacttttgtctttgacaatcgtcctatcactattcacgattctgtcatgctccatgattctactgctgtagcagtggccaaaggtttcgtaattccacgggatcaaacgttcttagctgataggtcggatactgatgctattaataattcattggcattcagtatccaaggtgctgcttcagtttctgacatggcacaacgtttgagtgccagaaatgttgagctgaaagtctcaagaaaccaaatcggggtcttacagcgactgctcaaatactacaaacgaaaacacgtggatttgaagcaggagaatactcagctgaaaaagatgatgttatcttacgcagaatacttgggaccaaagatgctagaaatggagaagaataccgaacgtctccagcgacagcacgaaaaactccgggtcgatgttcaggggtgttgcaagtctctccgcacacgctctagtcaggtacctcattagaaataaatattctctttgataattcaattatataaatatatatgattctgctcatactaggttttctctatgcagaaataatcttcctggagcagctctgaggaatcatctgctcatcattaccacatgtctctttatgcaacaaatttcttttttttttttttttgatggacactggtatgtaatattataaggagcttgttctccaaacatttcttttcgtaatcattcagtactcattcaatattcattatataatcatcctgtcattataataacttcctttaaacaaacaatctgtttaaaaagttaatcactccataaaacatctaagtatgcaccatcacatgttatcaacctctaaaatactttaatatcattgaacatatatcttataagagaaaatttagatcatgtcactatattatatcactatattatattgtctttcaactcttacctttatgcttcaatttacctcaagaataataatccattatctttacttagtaaaagaaaattatatcaaaagctttggcatgtaactaaaatttctcataatttcatatccactaatgcctcaaaatttaaatattatccacaacctaggagcactaattcatcctcaaaactttaagcatcacttcaatataatttacctcaattacagaaaacctagcacctcaaattctaagaatcacctcaaagatttcatgaattgtaccttaaagtcatcacaatcatttgaaaatatcaaaatccttaaaccacaactttatatatcaaaatatcttatagattctagggtatacctcatttgcatttatccctgcaatacttaggcattcacttcatgccactacgtaattcttattcatcaatccatatattataacattaatcatagtatcattattctCATCGACCaaaccaaaaactcatataaactcttatatcattaatttagttcaagaatcatttcacaaccgacatccataagaccatttgttactaagtcacttacaccatttgtctcacaacctaaatcaataaaaccattttgttaCCAAGTTAATTACACAAATCATCTCGTAACCTAAAtcttataaaatcatcatacgatttttaaatcatgatcaataatcttttctaaatcctcgagacaccttaaaatatatccttatcaatcgatactctagaaaactgccgcaaatccaaataggcagatactatagatcacaacctatctataaaataaaaattcatcttcgtcattaacatgatcacaataataaaatccaccaaattaatcacactaagatgatttttggtttttttttttttttttttttttaacaaaaaattaaccattcgaaaaatgctcatgcatcatttattagagaccacacaacaatgcacactctacttggccggaatgtggcttctcattaacccccccaaatttttttttttttgtttttttttttttttgaaaagtctgctagaaccttataacctttgctctgataccaaaattgtaacatccccagtccgttaagactgagtttgccacttttcttctttttcaacaaaaattcttgcaaagatctataaggtctatcagagtacttgatttaaaagatacaataaatgcgtaaaacattttttttcaagagattttattacaagcgaaattagaaaacattagattttagttgcggaatatcatatcattacaataacttatatgacaagactttgaaaattaataattattcccaccccattccggcctcctattccagcatcctttctacctgaaaacaagaaataaaactgaatgagcccaaagggggcccagcaagtaaaatccataaccataaatagttttactccttgttctcagttttgaaaatcgttttcacaaataaatatacatccagccataataatatatgtacgtacggttgcatctcccgtaacatatacatactattacatctagtaataaatcatcgttgtaaatcatctttataaatcatcatcataatgcatcattataaataatctttgtaaatcatcatagcatatcatcgttgaaaatatagtatcattttctcatatagggcccatgtacactattacccctgtgcacgagggttgcgggtccttgtgaccatggcactgaactgtggcctcagccatgcccgaccgtcaattaactcttttcttggtgcactcaacggtcatgttgatggaataccaccttctggcatagcctccttcagtggtttcgcctccatccgagtatcggtaccgaactctcatcttatcttatcttggggccaaaaatactctcctccatacatgtgccctcatttcataaacatttatctcatctcttgtactttgctttgtacttcttttgatgcatcttagggcaacatataggagggtttatcatcatttttctttcttataatcatcatcatttctcaactttcttttcttaaaatggaaacttttccaaatataaacttgttgtgcttagaaagcatttaaacaaatagaaactttctagataattcttttagaaatccttcatgcatgcaacataacttcataatacataaataaaataatcatttacaatttactaaagaatgaataaatagcatgacatgaagtaattttagaaggggtagtgaatttacttacctctagactgaagctaaaagtggtatgaaggaatctagttgctccaatatgactaacaccactagtatatcttttgaaactactttctaaagtccgctatctcttgtgttctttctttcttgtagcgcttagTCTCgccctttctttctctgttctgagtaaacactcttagaaagaagaaagacaaagtaaaaagcggaagaaggaagaatatatgcaagagatgggagaggagatgagtggtgaaaattgtgaaggagaagagctctatttataggagaaaatgaaacactattctaccttcaatttacaattataccctcattttactatttcaccaaccctatactatttcaccaaccctatactattctacctaccctatactattctacctaccctatactattctaccttcttattctaccatccttatacctaccatttactatcctattatttcaccaattaccattctctaattaccactctcataaatttcccaagaattaaaatccttagctacaatggatattaaaataacatcattatcaaaataatctatttaaatagctttgaaaattctgagGCACTACAGCtggagtggtttcggccaccccatatcgGCCgtatggggtggcttcggccacccccttggccttGGAGGTTGTCCAGCCACCCTCAAATGCACCTGATCCCCTcccccctcccttttttttttggccttttgggggtggccgaaccacccccatggccaagggggtgggtccagccacccccagaccggccaggGGGTGGCTTAGCCAaaaatgggggtggtccggccaccgcATTTTGGCCAAGAGCCATCCcgatttcgttttttttttttttttaatattatgctcaaaacgacgtcattttgggttgggtggtgatgtagttttgaagcctaaaatggtgtagttttggagcccaaaacgacgtagttttagttgagggtaaaatgggtataaaaagtcaaattgtttgactttaatgTTAAAATGGTCTAAAGAGAGCAAACTAAAGTTCAGGAgacctaagtgagagttttgaaaattcagggagtGCTTATCAAAACGACTGGAAGTTTAGGGTGGCTTTttgaagttttccaaaaaaaaaaaaaaaaaagatattatcaAAGAGaccagtattttttttgtttttttgtttgttggctTAGATAATCCCAAGCCCTTAGAAGTTTAGCTTCATATGGATGGTTAATTGAATAACAAAGCATAAATGACAACATTTTTGAATAAATTAgcttattttttgttaaaggAATGGGATTTTGGAACCACATGTAGGGCCATGATCGCATCTGCTAGAATTTGATTCTTTTTGGTGGGATAGTCGCGACATCATGGATTTTTTGACCAATCTTTCTGCACAttttcctatttatttattacgaGGTCATATGTGGTTTGGCTTTCTTCACGCGCATTTTGATTCGTAAAGAATACAAACATAAATCAGCTGCCGCACCTTCTTCTAGTCGAAACTAGGAAAACCAATAATATAATGGCCAAAGACTCTTGCTCGAGCTCAATTAGCGCATTTAAGTAGGCTgataaaatgaatttaatacGAAATTAGTGGGTTGAAGAGCTTTATTAAATGGATTGAGTTAAcgttgacctatataattttatactcattttGACACCCTCTATTGATTGGGTGTAAAAAATGAAATgtgcttatatataataatataaatatgtttTCTCTAAATGGTATAAAACATTTAAGggtaaaattaataacaaaatcgTGCAAGCTAAGGCCCAAAGCGAACGATATTATATTACATGAAGCGGATTGTTACACCAATGCTTCGACATGACTCAAATCTAACACCCGACATTTAAGACCGACGATTTTTCACACAAACTATCCTCCCTAATTATGGTCAAAACTTTTGAAACTAAAAGTAGAATTTGGGCAAAGAGTAAAGTCCCCATATTGACCATTCTTATCCAATATGTGAAGTGGTATTGGGAAATTTCCATCTCATTTTCGTGACTGGCAATCAACATTTTGTCTGGGGGTGATTTTTcaagagggagaaaagaaagtcGAAGTTGCTTAATTGCATTGTTTTGAAACGTTGCAAGAGGCAGGAGGACAGTCCCTCTATCTCTATATGTAGATAGCGTGTGAGTCAACTTTGGCTTGCAGTCGCATAATAATTACTAGTAagccaaataaaaaatgacaaaacaaaacTTGTGTTTCCGTGATTAGCGACGTGATTGGGAAGCAGCATAGCAAATGGGATTGCTTTTTTGAGAGAGGAAAGCGGGCTCTACTCAATTTAGGTACTGTCGAGTGTCGGCTTTAAAGAATAACATACATTTGTGACACTCTTAGTCAATTTTGTACGAGTTTGAGGCCCCACAATCCACCCATTCCACGGAATAGAAAGCCTTCTTCTTGTTGGAACTTAATAAAAAGATGGGTACGCTCCGTCTCTATGATGGAAAAGCAGACATGAGAGATCAACTCTAATTAGTTTAGTTTGGCGTAATTATAGTAGTACTTATCTGTTGAGAATTACATAGTAGGAGTTTAGAATGTGGAAATTGTAAGCGTTTATTTAAGTCCGACTAAGTCATAGTTTGACCCAGCCTAGATGGTAAGAGCCGCAGACGCTCTCTCAAATTCGACTGAGTCATAGTCTGACTCAACCTCATTAGACCATCAATAAGACTCAATACACCTATTTTGAAAGTCAAACTCTCATCCTAATACATGCCTAACCACTTTAGAGATTTTCTTAAAACTACTCTATCACCACCACTGATGATTTATGTTTAttctaatatattaatttactcttctttgactcatttggtgTCCATTGCAATTGATACGAATGTCTTGTCTCTAACAATTGATATTCGAGCTATTGGTAAGAGTATTTTGATTTAAggtgggtaaaaaaaaaaaatgggataaCTTCACTAAAGAGCCCGAAATTTCTACCCAATTTGACAAActtcccaaaatttcaaaatctctcaatttaatccatgaacttactaaaaaaaactataaacgATTCAAAACCTATCAACTTGTGCTACTGCTGCTGTATATTAAAGTAGTTTTCACTAAAAACACTATTAACAGTTTATCTCTTACAAACAAATATCTTGCAGGAAGGAGCTTTATTTTCAGGTACGTCCGATACATCAACATCCACCATCACATGGTTACCAAATCTCTCAGCAGGCTTCCAAAATCTGGTGAGTGGCCCACAGATTGAGGCACCTAATTGTTTTTGGTTATATCACAATATTTCTATTTGGGACGCAATTCCGACCGCCCAACCAATTGTTGGTGCAATGGTGCCTACCCGCTTTTAGCGTCAACGcgaaaataaaatagtttttctcattaaaaaaacaagaaaataaaattggagggttagtgtcgtaaatgtatatatatatatatatttttatctatttttttatttttacaaatttactcAAATCATGTTTTTTACTCGTGAAAGATCTGATCATGATTATGTGTTCTAATCAtgtatcattatatatatattaatttcttttagacTGTAAATAAATCAGTCCATTCAACAACCTACTTGATACCCGCTCGGTTTAACTCGATTCGAACTCGAGCTCAATATTGTAGAAACCCGTTCGATTAGTAAATGATATATATCCGACTCTCTCAAGAAAACTTGATAAAGGCTCGCGAGCTCAGCTCGTTTAAAGCTCGAATAGTTCGTTTGCCCGACTCGttagctcgttcatatatatatatatatatatatatatatatattactaaaaattagtaatataaatttaaatatgtatattagttgtaaagtaatatttttctggaggttgttttaaaattaaagctTAAACTTTGCTAAGATCAtatattaaagaatttaatagctTAGCGCCAATTCGAGTTGAGCCCGGCTCGGCTCGAATAACATTCTCAACGAACTCAAACTTGAGCTCGAGCTTGCCTGAAttttaaacgagccgagcttgaacacatatttcataactTGGCTCGAACTCGAGTTCGACTCAAATAAGTATCTTCGTAAACGACCCAATCTTGAAATCCTAAAGCTCGACTCGATTACAACAATTTCTTTAAATCAAACTATTGACATGATTGAGAAAAAGGACCGtttacttaaaatttttgtttcaatttttttttatattaaataagtAATCTACCactaatacaaaaatatatgcAAATTATAGGAATATATCTTagctaaaattattattcatttcacTCCCTATAACCATATCATACAAATTTTGAGAGGAGAGAAtaataacatttcttttttgagaattcaataaaatattttccaaagaattcattataaatctTTGGAAAAAAGTACACATATCAATGTTCCtttcaaaataccaaaaaattacaatgccacccaacattttaaaaatgacaaaaatatcaaaaatagaattaaaaaaaaaaaaaaaaaaaacttgtgagTCTTTATCACCGTtgattacttaattttttttttctcaaatttatagaagtaatatttttatctttttacaagaCAAAAATGATAGATTGCAATCTTTTTGCCTCTTCCTAAgaagaaaattgttgaaaaaagaaaagaaaagaaaaagaaacacccGTCTACAGCGCGTGCTTAGCATGCTGATTACTGAACAGACAGCCCATCATTAATCTGCAGTTCCGCACTACGATTgctttatattaaatttccaTACACAAACCCCGCATTGTTTAATACTTATTTGACCGTTACCAACGGCGCCGTTTCATCTTAGTCACgagaaaatatatattccaCCCACCACAGGGGTCAGGGGCCCTAAATCCTCCGATCCAAccaacagaaaaaataaatagacaataataataataataataataataatttattattattattattattttgatttatactttttataaaataaaaaaagtcgtAGGAATATGAATCTACTGGCCTACATGTCATTAGCcgattttcttcttcaaaacggCATTCGTCTCCCACACTCTCTGCTTTATCACACTCGCTGGGAGCTTTTCAGTGAGCTTTGTTCTCACTGTCTCTCGCTTCTTAGTTGCGCTTCAGACCACTGCAATTTCGCGCTCATTGTCATCGTTCCCCGCCGCTTGGCTCTCTTTGTCGGAGTCGTGAGAAATGGATAGAAAGCAGGGGTTCTTCTCGGCGCTGAAGGAGGAGGTGGTGAGAGGGCTGTCTCCCGGAAGGTCTAGGGCCAAGAGCCCGGCGAGGAGTGCGTCCCCCATGTCCAGGCTGCTGCGCCGGGGTAGGAAGGCCCACCACGTGGCGCCGCCCGAGCCGTTGATCGCGAGATCCGGGAGTCTGAGGCCGGCGGAGGCCTTGTCGCCGTTGAAGGAGGGACCCGACGGGACCGACGGAGAAGATTCGAGGATGGAGGGGAGGTGGGGCCAGTGGATGAAGAGGGGGCAGCTCTCGCGGGCCCCTTCCGTCTCTTGCTCTGCTGCTTACAAACGCTCGGATCTGAGGCTCTTGCTGGGAGTCTTGGGTGCACCGCTCGCCCCGGTGCACGTTAGCACGGCCGACCCTTTCCCTCACCTTAGCATCAAAGACACCCCAATTGTTAGCTcctaatcttttctttttgtgttcaATCATTCGTATAGTTTATTCAAGTGTTAAGCTTAATTAGTTGCACATTAATCAACTTTCTTTGAGCTTCTGCCTATATACGCTATACATTTTTCAAGGAAATTGGTCCTGCCAGTTGAATCTGAAGCGTTTAATTTCGTAGCTTTGGTAGTGAAATCTGAACATTTGATGTCTGTATAGAGCATACAAAATTGAGCGCTGTGGATGAATGTCTTCTGGACATTTTCCTGACGATTTGGGAGGATTTCTCTCCTATTTCAGCTAACGAAACCCATGACTTTGTGGGGGTGTTTTTGCAGGAAAGTTCATCGGCTCAGTACATATTGCAGCAGTACACAGCGGCTTCCGGAGGGCAAAAGCTTCAGAACACCATTCACAATGCTTATGCCATGGGAAAGGTGAGGATGATAGCTTCTGAGTTTGAGACGGCTAACAGGGTAGTAAGGAGCAAGAATTCATCCAAAGCTGCAGATTCGGGTGGGTTTGTCCTTTGGCAGATGAATCCAGATATGTGGTATGTGGAGCTTGCACTTGGTGGCAGCAAGGTTCACGCTGGCTGCAATGGGAAGCTTGTCTGGAGGCACACACCTTGGCTTGGTGCACATGCTGCAAAAGGGCCTGTTAGACCCTTGCGCAGAGCACTTCAGGTCAATCTGCCTGTACATAATTACCCATTGTTTCTCTGTTTCCTCAAGTGCTTTCCACCATATCTGACAAgttatatattttccttttcagGGACTTGACCCCAGAACCACTGCAAGCATGTTCACCAATGCAAGATGCATTGGAGAGAAGAAGATCAATGGAGAGGATTGCTTCATCCTCAAGCTCTGCGCAGATCCTCTGACATTGAAATCCAGGAGTGAAGGACCGGCCGAGATCATAAGGCACGTCTTGTTCGGCTACTTCAGCCAGAAAACAGGGCTTCTTGTGCACTTGGAAGATTCCCATTTGACCCGCATTCAGAACAATGGAGGCGATGCTGCATACTGGGAGACCACAATCAACTCCTTCCTCGATGATTACAGGCCTGTTGAGGGAGTCATGATTGCTCACTCGGGTCGTTCAGTAGTAACTCTTTTCAGGTTTGGAGAAACAGCAATGAGCCACACTAAAACCAGGATGGAAGAAGCATGGACAATCGAGGAAGTGGCTTTCAATGTCCCCGGGCTTTCGGTAGACTGTTTCATTCCTCCTGCTGAATTGAGATTTGCTTCTGTCA from Corylus avellana chromosome ca6, CavTom2PMs-1.0 includes the following:
- the LOC132183595 gene encoding uncharacterized protein LOC132183595; translation: MPDVQPEVPVVPPEVSAIHPVVPVTHPNEPAAYPNVWQPTFVFDNRPITIHDSVMLHDSTAVAVAKGFVIPRDQTFLADRSDTDAINNSLAFSIQGAASVSDMAQRLSARNVELKVSRNQIGVLQRLLKYYKRKHVDLKQENTQLKKMMLSYAEYLGPKMLEMEKNTERLQRQHEKLRVDVQGCCKSLRTRSSQK
- the LOC132184174 gene encoding uncharacterized protein LOC132184174, whose translation is MDRKQGFFSALKEEVVRGLSPGRSRAKSPARSASPMSRLLRRGRKAHHVAPPEPLIARSGSLRPAEALSPLKEGPDGTDGEDSRMEGRWGQWMKRGQLSRAPSVSCSAAYKRSDLRLLLGVLGAPLAPVHVSTADPFPHLSIKDTPIESSSAQYILQQYTAASGGQKLQNTIHNAYAMGKVRMIASEFETANRVVRSKNSSKAADSGGFVLWQMNPDMWYVELALGGSKVHAGCNGKLVWRHTPWLGAHAAKGPVRPLRRALQGLDPRTTASMFTNARCIGEKKINGEDCFILKLCADPLTLKSRSEGPAEIIRHVLFGYFSQKTGLLVHLEDSHLTRIQNNGGDAAYWETTINSFLDDYRPVEGVMIAHSGRSVVTLFRFGETAMSHTKTRMEEAWTIEEVAFNVPGLSVDCFIPPAELRFASVSEACELPQAQRVNSAVAAAAYRAKVAALENSDDCNVNGSIWKTDI